In Gossypium arboreum isolate Shixiya-1 chromosome 6, ASM2569848v2, whole genome shotgun sequence, the following are encoded in one genomic region:
- the LOC108486422 gene encoding ATP-dependent 6-phosphofructokinase 3-like yields the protein MGNPGDTQMKLATGEGGYVLEDVPHLTDYLPDLPSYPNPLQDNPAYSAVKQYFVNDDDTVTQKIVVHKDSPRGVHFRRAGPRQRVYFESDEVHACIVTCGGLCPGLNTVIREIVCGLYHMYGVKKILGIDGGYRGFYSKNTITLTPKVVNDIHKRGGTVLGTSRGGHDTSKIVDSIQDRGINQVYILGGDGTQRGAAVIFEEIRRRGLKVAVAGIPKTIDNDIPVIDKSFGFDTAVEEAQRAINAAHVESLSIENGIGLVKLMGRYSGFIAMYATLASRDVDCCLIPESPFYLEGSGGLYEYIEKRLKENGHMVIVIAEGAGQDLVSESLQSMDQQDASGNKLLQDVGLWISHRIKDHFAKKKMPINLKYIDPTYMIRAIPSIASDNVYCTLLAHSAVHGAMAGYTGFTVGPVNGRHAYIPFNRITEKQNKVVITDRMWARLLSSTNQPSFLNPKDIAEAKEEKQPATGLLDGENCKEKKSNTEEDPCMV from the exons ATGGGAAATCCCGGCGATACGCAGATGAAGTTAGCCACCGGCGAAGGCGGTTACGTCCTCGAAGATGTTCCTCACCTCACCGACTACCTCCCTGATCTTCCT AGCTATCCGAATCCTTTACAAGACAATCCAGCTTATTCAGCTGTCAA GCAGTATTTTGTTAATGACGATGATACCGTCACTCAGAAG ATTGTTGTTCACAAGGACAGTCCAAGAGGGGTGCATTTTCGACGTGCAGGACCTCGCCAGAGG GTGTATTTTGAATCAGATGAAGTGCATGCATGCATTGTAACATGTGGTGGTCTATGCCCCGGGCTCAACACAGTGATCAGAGAAATTGTCTGTGGCCTCTATCACATGTATGGTGTTAAAAAGATTCTTGGAATAGAT GGAGGATACAGGGGTTTTTATTCAAAGAACACTATCACCCTAACTCCCAAAGTTGTCAATGATATCCATAAACGTGGTGGTACAGTCCTTGGGACGTCAAGAGGTGGTCATGACACCTCAAAGATTGTTGACAGCATTCAGGATCGCGGAATCAACCAG GTTTATATACTCGGAGGTGACGGGACACAAAGAGGAGCAGCAGTGATTTTTGAG GAAATTAGGCGACGTGGCCTCAAAGTAGCTGTTGCTGGAATCCCAAAGACCATTGACAATGACATTCCG GTTATTGACAAATCATTTGGTTTTGATACTGCGGTTGAGGAGGCTCAACGTGCCATTAATGCTGCACATGTTGAATCACTAAGTATTGAGAATGGCATTGGACTTGTAAAGCTAATGGGACGCTATAGTG GTTTCATTGCAATGTATGCTACTCTAGCCAGCCGAGATGTTGACTGTTGCTTGATTCCAGAGTCACCATTCTATCTTGAAGGAAGTGGTGGACTTTATGAATATATTGAGAAACGGCTCAAAGAAAATGGACATATGGTTATTGTGATCGCTGAAGGAGCAGGACAGGATCTTGTTTCAGAGAGCTTGCAGTCCATGGACCAGCAAGATGCTTCAGGAAACAAGCTTCTTCAAGATGTTGGACTGTGGATCTCTCACAGGATAAAG GATCATTTTGCGAAAAAGAAGATGCCCATTAATCTTAAATATATAG ATCCTACATACATGATCCGGGCTATTCCTAGCATTGCTTCCGATAACGTCTACTGCACCCTACTTGCTCATAGTGCAGTTCATGGAGCAATGGCTGGGTATACAGGCTTCACTGTTGGTCCTGTCAATGGCAGACATGCTTACATTCCATTTAAT CGTATCACCGAGAAGCAGAACAAGGTTGTGATTACAGACAGGATGTGGGCAAGGCTGCTCTCTTCGACTAACCAGCCAAGCTTCTTGAACCCCAAAGACATTGCTGAAGCCAAGGAAGAGAAACAACCTGCAACTGGCTTGTTGGATGGGGAAAATTGCAAAGAGAAAAAGTCAAATACCGAAGAAGATCCTTGTATGGTTTGA
- the LOC108486423 gene encoding oleosin G produces the protein MPINDQNRPMAQKLYDSAPSSRQVAKFLTASTLGATLLFLSGLTLTGTVIALIIATPLMVIFSPVLVPAGITIFLVTIGFLFSGGCGVAALTALSWIYNYVQGKHPPGADQLDYARNKLASTARDMTEKAKEYGQYVQHKAQEVTQGQAS, from the coding sequence ATGCCGATCAACGATCAAAACAGACCCATGGCTCAAAAGCTCTACGACTCAGCTCCGTCGTCTCGCCAGGTGGCTAAGTTCTTGACCGCCTCCACGTTGGGCGCAACGCTGCTTTTCTTGTCTGGGTTAACCTTGACCGGTACGGTCATTGCCTTGATAATAGCTACGCCGTTGATGGTTATCTTCAGCCCGGTTCTAGTCCCGGCCGGGATAACCATATTCTTGGTGACGATAGGGTTCTTGTTTTCGGGCGGGTGTGGGGTGGCGGCGTTAACAGCGTTGTCGTGGATATACAATTACGTGCAAGGGAAACACCCACCAGGAGCTGATCAGCTCGATTACGCAAGAAACAAGCTGGCAAGTACGGCTAGGGATATGACAGAGAAGGCTAAGGAATATGGACAGTATGTGCAGCATAAAGCGCAAGAGGTGACTCAAGGGCAAGCATCTTGA
- the LOC108486241 gene encoding uncharacterized protein LOC108486241 yields MARFHFRFLHFFVFLFYASYVSASRSSFESDFSIIDSDSEGLLLHRDYSPPAPPPPPPHAPSVSCTDDLGGVGSLDSTCQIVADLNLTRDVYIQGKGNFYILPGVRFHCPILGCSITVNISGNFSLGENSTVVTGTFQLAAYNASFFDGSAVNTTGWAGDPPPQTSGTPQGVEGAGGGHGGRGACCLVDDRKLPEDIWGGDAYSWSSLQEPCSYGSKGGTTSKEVDYGGGGGGWVKMEIKELLEVNGSLLADGGDGGTKGGGGSGGSIYIKSHKMTGSGRISACGGDGFGGGGGGRVSVNIFSRHDEPKIYVHGGTSRGCLENAGAAGTLYDAVPRSLTVNNNNLSTDTDTLLLEFPYQPLWTNVYIQNRARASVPLLWSRVQVQGQISLLSGGMLSFGLAHYASSEFELLAEELLMSDSIIEVYGALRMTVKIFLMWNSKMVIDGGEDTTVATSWLEASNLVVLKESSVVHSNANLGVHGQGLLNLSGPGDTIQAQRLVLSLFYSIHVGPGSVLRGPLETASFDAVTPRLYCELQDCPTELLHPPEDCNVNSSLPFTLQICRVEDITVEGLIKGSVVHFHWARTISVQSSGVISASGMGCVGGAGKGNFLDNGIGSGGGHGGRGGLACYNGSCVEGGISYGNSELPCELGSGSGTESSADSSAGGGVIVMGSMEHPLPSLSVEGAVRADGESFEETVWQQEYSVSNGSSIAPGGGSGGTVLLFLQKLTLGKSASLSSVGGYGSSKGGGGGGGGRIHFHWSDIPTGDVYQPIASVKGNIYARGGSGRDQSGGGENGTVTGKTCPKGLYGTFCAECPVGTYKNVSGSDSSLCRPCPASQLPRRAVYVYVRGGVAETPCPFECISDRYHMPHCFTALEELIYTFGGPWLFGLLLLGLLILLALVLSVARMKFVGVDELPGPAPTQHGSQRDHSFPFLESLNEVLETNRVEESQSHVHRMYFMGPNTFSEPWHLPHTPPEEIKEIVYEGAYNTFVDEINAIAAYQWWEGAIYTILSILAYPLALSWQQWRRRMRLQRLREFVRSEYDHACLRSCRSRALYEGLKVSATTDLMLAYVDFFLGGDEKRTDLPPRLLQRFPMAIIFGGDGSYMAPFSLQIDNVLTSLMSQLVAPTTWYRLVAGLNAQLRLVRRGRLRATFRPVLRWLETHANPALRIHGVRIDLAWFQATPGNYRQYGLLVCSVEDENEPLCLGNTNGGVKTETFSRVKITDMPNESGSPREDLPLTQGHRSSEGFARRKRSYRGLIDANSLQKLEEKRDIFYLLSFILHNTKPGCHQDLVGLVISMLLLGDFSLVLLTFLQLYSISLVEVFLVLFILPLGILLPFPAGINALFSHGPRRSAGLARFYALWNLTSLINVGVAFLCGYVHYHHQLSSSKTIPNLQPWNINMDESEWWIFPVGLVMCKLFQSQLINWHIANLEIQDRSLYSNDFELFWQS; encoded by the exons ATGGCTCGATTTCACTTCCGTTTTCTCCATTTCTTCGTCTTCCTCTTCTACGCCTCCTACGTCTCAGCTTCTCGTTCGAGTTTCGAATCGGATTTTTCGATAATCGATTCCGATTCCGAGGGTCTATTGCTTCATCGTGATTACTCTCCTCCGGCGCCTCCTCCGCCGCCGCCTCACGCGCCGTCGGTCTCTTGCACTGATGACCTCGGCGGGGTAGGTTCTCTGGATTCAACGTGTCAGATTGTGGCCGATTTGAACCTTACTCGTGACGTGTATATACAGGGAAAGGGTAATTTCTACATCCTTCCTGGAGTTAGATTCCATTGCCCCATTTTGGGCTGTTCAATAACCGTGAATATCAGCGGGAACTTTTCCTTAGGCGAGAATTCGACTGTAGTAACTGGAACTTTCCAGCTCGCGGCTTATAACGCTAGTTTTTTCGATGGCTCGGCCGTGAACACTACGGGATGGGCGGGGGACCCGCCGCCACAGACGAGTGGGACGCCTCAGGGAGTGGAGGGAGCGGGTGGAGGTCATGGGGGCCGCGGAGCTTGTTGCTTGGTGGATGATAGGAAGCTACCGGAGGATATCTGGGGCGGTGATGCTTATTCATGGTCATCATTGCAGGAGCCGTGCAGTTATGGGAGTAAGGGAGGGACAACGAGTAAGGAGGTGGATTATGGAGGGGGAGGTGGTGGCTGGGTAAAAATGGAGATTAAAGAGTTGTTGGAGGTGAATGGGAGCTTGTTGGCTGATGGGGGCGATGGAGGGACTAAAGGAGGTGGTGGATCAGGTGGTAGCATCTATATTAAATCCCATAAAAT GACTGGAAGTGGCAGGATAAGTGCTTGTGGAGGTGATGGTTTTGGTGGTGGGGGTGGTGGAAGAGTTTCAGTCAATATCTTCAGCAGGCATGATGAACCGAAAATATATGTGCATG GAGGAACTAGTCGTGGCTGCCTTGAGAATGCTGGTGCGGCTGGAACCCTTTATGATGCTGTCCCCCGAAGCCTCACTGTTAACAATAATAATTTGTCAACAGATACGGATACTCTTCTTCTAGAGTTTCCTTATCAGCCACTTTGGACTAATGTCTATATTCAAAATCGTGCCAGAGCCTCTGTTCCGTTGCTTTGGAGTCGTGTTCAG GTGCAAGGGCAGATAAGTCTTCTGAGCGGGGGGATGTTGAGCTTTGGGCTAGCACATTATGCATCTTCAGAGTTTGAACTATTGGCAGAAGAACTGTTAATGAGTGATTCTATAATCGAG GTCTATGGGGCTTTACGCATGACTGTGAAAATATTCTTGATGTGGAATTCCAAAATGGTAATAGATGGTGGTGAAGACACAACTGTTGCAACTTCATGGCTTGAGGCTAGTAATTTAGTTGTTCTCAAG GAATCATCAGTAGTACATTCAAATGCAAATCTGGGAGTACATGGACAAGGTTTATTGAATTTATCTGGACCTGGAGATACGATTCAGGCGCAACGTCTAGTCCTGTCTCTGTTTTACAGTATTCAT GTTGGACCTGGATCTGTTTTACGTGGTCCCCTGGAGACTGCATCATTTGATGCTGT TACACCAAGGCTTTATTGTGAGCTCCAAGATTGCCCCACTGAACTACTTCATCCACCTGAAGATTGCAATGTGAATTCGTCTCTGCCTTTTACTCTGCAG ATATGCCGAGTTGAGGACATCACTGTCGAAGGTCTTATTAAGGGATCCGTTGTTCATTTCCATTGGGCAAGAACCATATCTGTGCAGTCTTCTGGAGTAATTAGTGCATCTGGGATGG GATGTGTAGGCGGTGCTGGTAAAGGAAATTTTTTAGACAATGGTATTGGCAGCGGCGGCGGCCATGGTGGTAGAGGGGGGCTTGCATGTTATAATGGTAGTTGTGTTGAGGGTGGTATTTCTTATGGGAATTCAGAGTTGCCCTGTGAACTTGGTAGTGGAAGTGGAACTGAGAGCTCAGCTGATTCATCTGCAGGCGGTGGTGTTATAG TGATGGGTTCCATGGAGCATCCTTTGCCAAGTTTGTCTGTTGAGGGTGCTGTGAGGGCTGATGGAGAAAGTTTTGAAGAAACTGTCTGGCAACAAGAGTATTCTGTTTCTAATGGTTCAAGCATAGCTCCTGGGGGTGGCTCTGGTGGTACTGTACTTCTGTTTCTGCAGAAGTTGACTCTTGGCAAATCTGCTAGTCTTTCCAGTGTTGGAGGCTATGGTAGTTCCAAAGGTGGTGGAGGAGGAGGGGGTGGAAGGATTCATTTTCACTGGTCAGACATTCCCACTGGAGATGTTTACCAGCCAATTGCTAGTGTGAAGGGAAACATCTATGCTAG GGGAGGATCAGGCAGAGACCAGAGTGGTGGTGGAGAAAATGGAACTGTGACTGGTAAAACTTGTCCAAAGGGGCTGTATGGGACATTTTGTGCA GAATGTCCTGTtggtacttacaagaatgttagtGGATCTGATAGTTCTCTCTGTCGCCCTTGCCCTGCTTCACAGCTTCCCCGCCGTGCTGTTTATGTTTATGTTCGAG GTGGTGTTGCTGAAACCCCTTGCCCTTTTGAATGCATTTCAGACAGATATCACATGCCACACTGTTTTACAGCTCTCGAAGAGTTAATCTACACATTTGGGGGACCTTGGTTATTTGGTCTTTTACTTCTAGGTCTTCTCATCCTCTTAGCACTGGTGCTTAGTGTTGCACGAATGAAATTTGTTGGTGTTGATGAATTACCTGGCCCAGCTCCTACTCAGCATGGCTCTCAGAGAGATCATTCTTTCCCATTCCTGGAGTCATTGAATGAG GTCTTAGAAACAAACAGAGTTGAAGAGTCACAGAGCCACGTCCACAGAATGTATTTCATGGGTCCTAATACTTTCAGCGAACCTTGGCATCTGCCCCACACTCCTccagaagaaataaaagagattGT ATATGAGGGTGCATACAATACATTCGTGGATGAGATCAATGCAATTGCTGCTTACCAGTGGTGGGAAGGTGCAATTTACACCATTCTTTCCATTCTTGCTTATCCTCTTGCTTTGTCATGGCAGCAATGGCGCCGAAGAATGAGATTGCAACGACTACGTGAGTTTGTACGATCAGAATATGATCATGCCTGCTTACGTTCGTGCCGTTCACGGGCTCTTTATGAGGGGCTTAAG GTCTCTGCAACTACCGATTTAATGCTGGCTTATGTGGACTTCTTCCTTGGTGGAGACGAAAAGAGAACAGACCTTCCTCCTCGCCTCCTTCAGAGATTTCCTATGGCTATAATATTTGGAGGTGATGGAAGCTATATGGCTCCATTTTCCCTTCAGATTGATAACGTTCTTACCAGTCTTATGAGTCAG CTGGTGGCCCCTACTACTTGGTATCGACTGGTGGCAGGTTTGAATGCACAATTACGCCTGGTTCGTCGTGGACGGCTGAGAGCAACATTTCGGCCTGTTCTTCGATGGCTTGAAACGCATGCTAATCCTGCTTTGAGAATCCATGGTGTACGCATTGATCTTGCCTGGTTTCAGGCTACACCTGGGAATTATCGCCAGTATGGACTTTTGGTGTGTTCTGTTGAAGACGAAAATGAACCTCTATGCTTGGGAAATACCAATGGTGGAGTCAAAACTGAGACTTTTTCACG TGTGAAGATCACTGACATGCCAAATGAATCTGGTTCTCCAAGAGAAGATTTGCCTTTAACCCAAGGTCACCGGAGCAGCGAAGGTTTTGCAAGGCGGAAGAGGAGTTACAGAGGGCTTATAGATGCTAACAGCTTACAAAAGCTTGAAGAGAAGAGAGATATATTTTACCTTCTCTCTTTCATACTCCATAACACTAAACCTGGTTGTCACCAG GATCTTGTTGGTTTAGTCATATCAATGCTACTTTTAGGAGATTTTAGCTTAGTGTTGCTTACCTTCCTACAGTTGTATTCAATTTCACTGGTGGAAGTCTTTCTAGTTTTGTTTATTTTACCTCTGGGGATTCTTCTTCCGTTTCCTGCTGGCATAAATGCTTTATTCAGTCATGGACCAAGGCGATCCGCAGGTTTGGCACGTTTTTACGCCTTGTGGAACTTAACATCCTTGATTAATGTT GGTGTTGCATTCCTTTGTGGGTATGTTCACTATCACCATCAGCTGTCATCAAGCAAAACGATCCCGAATCTTCAGCCATGGaatattaacat GGATGAAAGCGAATGGTGGATTTTCCCGGTTGGACTGGTAATGTGTAAGCTTTTCCAATCACAACTTATAAACTGGCATATAGCGAATCTAGAGATACAAGACCGCTCATTGTATAGTAATGATTTTGAGCTATTTTGGCAGTCATAA